The following are encoded in a window of Armatimonas rosea genomic DNA:
- a CDS encoding dienelactone hydrolase family protein, with the protein MERKNASDFPQELLDLFDHYVHGGIDRRTFLERAQKFATGAVTATMLWESLRPNYAWAQQVPKDDKRIKTETVTVPSPKGNTTIKGYLAKPAKIKGKLPVVLVIHENRGLNPYIEDVARRLATENFIALAPDGLTSVGGYPGDDEKGGALFRTVDRAKMGEDFIAAARWLKALPESNGKLGAVGFCFGGGVVNMLAVKLGTELAAGVPFYGSQPNAEDAAKIKSPLLIQNGGLDKRIVDGSPAFEAILKANMVPFTAHVYEGANHGFHNDTTPRYDEAAAKLAWKRTLEFFNKYTRG; encoded by the coding sequence ATGGAACGAAAAAACGCATCGGATTTTCCGCAAGAGCTGCTTGATCTCTTCGACCACTATGTCCACGGCGGAATCGACCGCCGGACCTTTCTCGAGCGAGCGCAGAAGTTCGCCACGGGCGCGGTCACCGCGACCATGCTCTGGGAGAGCCTGCGGCCCAACTACGCCTGGGCACAGCAGGTCCCCAAGGACGACAAGCGCATCAAGACGGAGACCGTCACCGTGCCCTCGCCCAAGGGCAACACCACTATCAAGGGCTACCTCGCCAAGCCCGCTAAGATCAAGGGGAAGCTGCCCGTGGTCCTGGTGATCCACGAGAACCGAGGGCTCAATCCCTATATCGAGGATGTCGCGCGGCGGCTGGCGACCGAGAACTTTATCGCCCTCGCCCCCGATGGCCTCACGTCGGTGGGGGGCTATCCCGGCGACGATGAAAAGGGCGGGGCGCTGTTTCGGACGGTAGACCGGGCCAAGATGGGCGAGGACTTTATCGCGGCGGCACGCTGGCTGAAGGCACTCCCCGAGAGCAACGGCAAGCTCGGCGCGGTGGGCTTCTGCTTCGGCGGTGGCGTCGTCAATATGCTGGCGGTGAAGCTGGGGACGGAGCTAGCCGCAGGTGTTCCGTTCTACGGCTCGCAGCCCAATGCCGAAGACGCGGCAAAGATAAAGTCGCCCCTCCTGATCCAAAACGGTGGGCTCGACAAGCGCATTGTCGATGGCTCGCCCGCCTTTGAGGCGATCCTCAAGGCGAATATGGTTCCCTTCACCGCGCATGTCTACGAGGGGGCCAACCACGGCTTCCACAACGACACGACGCCGCGCTACGACGAAGCCGCCGCTAAGCTCGCGTGGAAGCGCACCCTGGAGTTCTTCAACAAGTACACACGCGGCTAG
- a CDS encoding sulfatase-like hydrolase/transferase codes for MKYTAFLLLALLAALPVAAQPTTKPNIVFILADDLGYGDVGCYNAEAKVATPNVDRLAREGMRFTDAHAPSTVCTPSRYSLLTGRLAFRIPYRSVFEGVGGPCLIKEDQLTLPQLLRNQGYTTAMTGKWHVGLTFFDKDGKHITKGGIDGVRQIDYSRAIPDSPIHRGFDSFFGTACCPATDYLYAFIDGDRIPVPPTGMLDKSKLPKHPYADDNRMGMIAPGYDLEEVDTVFLQKSQAFLEQHQKNNPKKPFFLFHSMNAVHLPSFAAKRFQGSTKAGPHGDFIHEMDEVVGELMKTLKRLGLDKNTVVMFSSDNGPETTSVAHMRADYGHDGARPWRGVKRDQWEGGHRVPFIVRWPGKIAPGSKSEQTVCLTDVMATCAAIVGTPLPDNSAQDSFDLLPLLRGDKSGGVVRPYTLHQTISLALAIRKGPWKYLDHKGSGGNNYDNPQLKPYALPDTAPEAPGQLYNLETDPGETTNLYYKYPELVKELKALLESSKAQGRSTAKRANP; via the coding sequence ATGAAATACACTGCCTTTCTTTTGCTGGCTCTGCTGGCCGCACTGCCCGTCGCCGCGCAGCCGACAACAAAGCCCAATATCGTCTTTATCCTCGCCGATGACCTGGGCTACGGTGATGTGGGCTGCTACAACGCGGAGGCCAAAGTGGCGACACCGAACGTGGATCGGCTGGCACGCGAGGGGATGCGCTTCACCGATGCGCACGCGCCCTCGACGGTCTGCACGCCCAGCCGCTACAGCCTGCTCACGGGGCGGCTGGCCTTTCGCATTCCGTACCGAAGTGTCTTTGAGGGAGTGGGCGGGCCGTGTCTGATCAAAGAGGATCAGCTCACCCTGCCGCAGCTGCTCCGCAACCAGGGCTACACGACCGCGATGACCGGCAAGTGGCATGTCGGGCTGACGTTCTTCGACAAGGATGGCAAGCACATCACCAAGGGCGGGATCGACGGTGTCCGGCAGATCGACTACTCCCGCGCCATCCCGGACTCCCCGATCCACCGGGGCTTTGATAGCTTCTTTGGGACCGCCTGCTGCCCCGCCACCGACTACCTCTACGCCTTTATCGACGGCGACCGAATCCCGGTGCCACCGACGGGGATGCTCGATAAGTCCAAGCTCCCCAAGCACCCCTACGCCGATGACAACCGCATGGGGATGATCGCGCCGGGCTACGACCTGGAAGAAGTGGACACGGTCTTCCTCCAGAAGAGCCAGGCGTTTCTAGAGCAGCACCAGAAGAACAACCCGAAGAAGCCCTTCTTTCTCTTCCACTCCATGAACGCCGTCCACCTGCCGTCGTTTGCCGCCAAGCGCTTCCAAGGGAGCACGAAAGCCGGGCCACACGGGGACTTTATCCACGAAATGGACGAGGTGGTGGGGGAGCTGATGAAGACTCTGAAGCGGCTGGGGCTCGATAAGAACACCGTGGTGATGTTCTCCAGCGACAATGGCCCCGAGACCACCAGTGTTGCCCACATGCGCGCCGACTACGGCCACGACGGCGCACGGCCCTGGCGGGGGGTGAAGCGGGACCAGTGGGAGGGCGGCCACCGTGTCCCGTTTATCGTCCGCTGGCCCGGCAAGATCGCCCCAGGGAGCAAGAGCGAGCAGACCGTCTGTCTCACCGATGTGATGGCCACCTGCGCCGCGATCGTCGGCACGCCCCTCCCGGATAACTCGGCCCAAGACAGCTTCGACCTCCTGCCGCTCCTGCGCGGCGACAAGAGCGGGGGAGTGGTGCGTCCCTACACGCTGCACCAGACCATCAGCCTCGCGCTCGCCATACGCAAAGGTCCCTGGAAGTACCTGGATCACAAGGGCTCCGGCGGCAATAACTACGACAACCCGCAGCTAAAGCCCTACGCCCTCCCCGACACCGCCCCCGAGGCACCCGGCCAGCTCTACAACCTGGAGACCGATCCCGGCGAGACCACCAACCTCTACTACAAGTACCCGGAGCTCGTCAAGGAGCTGAAGGCCCTGCTGGAGAGTAGCAAGGCCCAGGGGCGCAGCACTGCAAAGAGAGCAAATCCATGA
- a CDS encoding bifunctional YncE family protein/alkaline phosphatase family protein produces the protein MPYLPLLSSLPSLARTGGLLSAVLLASAPAPSQNKATPRPYLHAPSVESYATFNPEGRTIMTTGRFLEPVGTHTPVATWPHGLVLSPDRQTAFVASDGVGQLLAGWQSGTPTVTELKARPGNPQEKKRRNNTGAVAFSPDGKQLYWGGGDSSGVQVFEVATGAFLRHLSLNVPVKGKAFRDSYVMDLKLSADGKWLYCADVANFRLATLSTQTGKVVSSIAVGRYPYALAVAGSQVYVANIGQFAYQAIPAPKTKAFDKLGLTRPAFAYPSKEARDGVEFEGRRVPGLGDPKALEAFSVWGVELQNPERPKVIRKVKTGLVVGATSDNGKAIGGSAPNFLEVRGKILYISNDNNDSIETLDLATGKLTRRTKIQPSPLTAKLRGVQPSGLTLSPDGSRLYIAESGINAIGVLDTKSGKVIGHIPTAWYPYRVGVSADGKQLCVICFRGFGNGPSAGANVPKSPYRGLRGVFTTLPTPSNSQLAAQTQSVLANNGMVDSSADRATLASPVLPTQPGKKSEQIKYVVFITKENHSYDAVFDRVPGAKHDPSLVQWGYHQKVSAPGQPTLDDVAVMTNHNALARQFAVSDNFYMMPEGSGVGHRWLVGVEPNNFCQMLYTLGWEPKLATPALGRHASFDSNGSLTPEDYPEAGSMWEHLARFKVPFRNYGEGFEFAGVGEDEDEEPTGAREVVNIPMSKVLFDNTCFDFPIFNMNIPDQYRADWFEKDFTKLFLTGKKKKTMPGFINIAICNDHGDDPKPKKGYPYRASWMADNDLALGRIVEFLSHTPYWKNMAIFVTQDDSGGEPDHVDAQRSVLLAISPWIKRGYVSHRHTTILSMHRTLYQLHGLPPLNLHDALANDFSDCFTTTPDFTPYTHTPVDKRLFDPKKAIDPKDPNYKAARLQPSIRRDALIQAR, from the coding sequence ATGCCCTACCTTCCCCTCCTTTCCTCACTTCCCTCGCTTGCGCGCACGGGTGGCCTGCTCAGCGCCGTGCTCCTTGCCAGCGCCCCGGCACCGTCGCAGAACAAGGCCACGCCCCGCCCCTACCTGCACGCACCGTCGGTGGAGAGCTACGCCACGTTCAACCCGGAGGGGCGGACGATCATGACCACCGGGCGCTTTCTGGAGCCTGTGGGAACGCACACACCGGTTGCGACCTGGCCTCATGGGCTGGTGCTGAGCCCGGATCGGCAGACTGCCTTTGTCGCGAGCGATGGTGTGGGACAGCTGCTCGCGGGCTGGCAGAGCGGCACACCGACCGTCACGGAGCTGAAGGCACGGCCGGGGAACCCCCAGGAGAAGAAGCGGCGCAACAACACCGGAGCGGTCGCGTTCTCCCCAGATGGCAAGCAGCTCTACTGGGGCGGCGGCGACTCCAGCGGGGTCCAGGTCTTTGAGGTCGCGACCGGGGCGTTTCTGCGGCATCTCTCGCTCAACGTGCCGGTGAAGGGCAAGGCATTTCGGGATAGCTATGTCATGGACCTGAAGCTCAGTGCCGATGGCAAGTGGCTCTACTGCGCCGATGTGGCCAACTTCCGGCTCGCGACCCTCTCCACCCAGACCGGGAAAGTGGTCAGCTCGATTGCGGTCGGGCGGTACCCCTACGCGCTCGCGGTGGCGGGGAGCCAGGTCTATGTCGCCAATATCGGGCAGTTTGCCTACCAAGCCATTCCCGCCCCCAAGACCAAGGCGTTCGACAAGCTCGGCCTGACCCGCCCCGCCTTTGCCTACCCGAGCAAGGAGGCCCGCGACGGGGTCGAGTTTGAGGGACGGCGTGTCCCCGGTCTGGGCGATCCCAAGGCGCTGGAGGCGTTCTCGGTCTGGGGGGTCGAGCTCCAGAACCCGGAGCGGCCCAAGGTGATCCGCAAGGTCAAGACCGGCCTCGTCGTGGGAGCTACCTCAGACAATGGCAAGGCGATCGGGGGGAGCGCCCCGAACTTCTTGGAGGTGCGGGGCAAGATCCTCTACATCTCCAACGACAACAACGACTCCATCGAGACGCTGGACCTAGCAACCGGCAAGCTCACACGACGGACCAAAATTCAGCCCTCGCCCCTGACCGCCAAGCTCCGGGGCGTGCAGCCGTCGGGGCTGACGCTCTCCCCCGATGGCAGCCGGCTCTATATCGCCGAGAGCGGGATCAATGCGATCGGGGTGCTCGACACGAAGTCCGGCAAGGTCATCGGGCATATTCCTACGGCCTGGTACCCGTACCGTGTCGGGGTCTCCGCCGATGGCAAGCAGCTCTGCGTCATCTGCTTCCGTGGCTTTGGCAATGGCCCCAGCGCGGGGGCGAACGTCCCGAAGAGCCCCTACCGTGGGCTACGTGGCGTCTTCACGACCCTCCCCACGCCTAGCAATAGCCAGCTCGCCGCGCAGACCCAGTCCGTTCTAGCCAACAACGGCATGGTGGATTCTAGCGCCGACCGCGCCACGCTCGCCTCGCCCGTGCTTCCCACGCAGCCGGGGAAGAAGTCCGAGCAGATTAAGTACGTGGTCTTTATTACTAAGGAGAACCACAGCTACGATGCGGTCTTTGACCGGGTGCCGGGCGCAAAACACGACCCGAGCCTGGTGCAGTGGGGCTACCACCAGAAAGTCAGCGCGCCGGGGCAGCCTACCCTCGACGATGTCGCGGTGATGACCAACCACAATGCGCTGGCGCGGCAGTTTGCGGTCAGCGACAACTTCTACATGATGCCCGAGGGCTCGGGGGTCGGGCACCGCTGGCTGGTGGGGGTCGAGCCCAATAACTTCTGCCAGATGCTCTACACCCTCGGCTGGGAGCCCAAGCTCGCTACCCCCGCGCTAGGCCGACACGCCTCGTTCGACTCCAATGGCTCCCTCACCCCCGAGGACTACCCCGAGGCGGGCTCGATGTGGGAGCACCTGGCGCGCTTTAAGGTCCCCTTCCGCAACTACGGCGAGGGCTTTGAGTTCGCCGGCGTGGGCGAGGACGAAGACGAGGAGCCGACGGGCGCGCGCGAAGTGGTCAATATCCCCATGTCCAAGGTGCTCTTTGACAACACCTGCTTCGACTTTCCGATCTTCAACATGAACATCCCGGACCAGTACCGCGCGGACTGGTTCGAGAAAGACTTCACCAAGCTGTTTCTCACGGGCAAGAAGAAAAAAACGATGCCCGGCTTTATCAATATCGCGATCTGCAACGACCACGGCGACGATCCCAAGCCGAAGAAGGGCTACCCCTACCGCGCATCGTGGATGGCCGACAACGACCTGGCGCTGGGCCGCATTGTCGAGTTCCTCTCGCACACGCCCTACTGGAAGAACATGGCGATCTTTGTGACCCAGGACGACTCCGGGGGCGAGCCCGATCACGTGGATGCCCAGCGCAGCGTGCTCCTGGCGATCAGCCCGTGGATCAAGCGCGGCTATGTCTCGCACCGGCACACGACGATTCTGAGCATGCACCGGACGCTCTACCAGCTCCATGGGCTCCCGCCGCTCAACCTCCACGATGCCCTCGCCAACGACTTCTCGGACTGCTTCACGACCACGCCAGACTTCACGCCCTACACCCACACTCCCGTGGACAAGCGCCTCTTCGACCCCAAGAAAGCCATCGATCCCAAGGACCCGAACTACAAAGCCGCCCGGCTCCAGCCGTCGATCCGCCGCGATGCGCTTATCCAGGCGCGCTGA
- a CDS encoding sialate O-acetylesterase produces the protein MLALCRVCAAQQAVPALQKPVKVFLLLGQSNMLGMGDVGPETTKGTLEYVVKTEKKYPYLLDTKGQWAVRDDVRYTFVMQNRGSMQLVQNDWLSVRGRAIGPELTLGHVLGQALDEPVLILKACIGNRSLGWDLLPPGSERFTFEGKTYAGYKDDTPSWVEGQEKKPVAWYAGKQYDDDTANAKKVLSELGKYYPGAQKYELAGFVWWQGHKDQNAAHASRYEQNLVNLIKSLRKDFNAPNAPFVLAVGCGNPGRSGFGLQIAEAQLAMNDPKKHPEFAGNVFCVESRDFWKSKEASPNPKQDYHYFRNAETYLEVGNALGVAMVKLLQRTSK, from the coding sequence GTGCTCGCTCTGTGCCGGGTATGTGCCGCACAGCAAGCCGTCCCCGCGCTCCAAAAGCCCGTCAAGGTGTTTCTTCTGCTGGGGCAGTCCAACATGCTGGGCATGGGCGATGTCGGTCCGGAGACCACAAAGGGAACCCTAGAGTACGTGGTCAAGACAGAGAAAAAGTACCCGTACTTGCTGGATACCAAGGGGCAGTGGGCGGTACGCGACGATGTCCGCTACACGTTTGTGATGCAGAACCGAGGGAGCATGCAGCTCGTGCAAAACGACTGGCTCTCGGTGCGCGGGAGGGCAATCGGGCCGGAGCTAACACTGGGGCATGTCTTGGGGCAGGCACTCGACGAGCCCGTGCTGATCCTCAAGGCCTGTATCGGCAACCGAAGCCTGGGCTGGGACCTGCTCCCGCCCGGTAGCGAGCGCTTCACCTTCGAGGGCAAGACCTACGCCGGCTACAAAGACGACACGCCGTCGTGGGTAGAGGGACAGGAGAAAAAGCCGGTCGCCTGGTACGCCGGGAAGCAGTACGACGACGACACGGCCAATGCGAAGAAGGTCTTGAGTGAGCTAGGGAAGTACTACCCCGGTGCCCAAAAGTACGAGCTCGCAGGCTTTGTCTGGTGGCAGGGGCACAAGGACCAGAACGCCGCCCACGCCAGCCGCTACGAGCAAAACCTGGTGAACCTGATCAAGAGCCTGCGCAAGGACTTCAATGCCCCCAACGCTCCCTTCGTGCTGGCCGTGGGCTGCGGAAACCCTGGGCGCTCCGGCTTTGGACTCCAGATCGCGGAGGCCCAGCTGGCGATGAACGACCCCAAGAAACACCCCGAGTTTGCGGGGAACGTGTTCTGCGTGGAGTCTCGGGATTTCTGGAAGAGCAAGGAAGCCTCCCCGAACCCGAAACAGGACTACCACTACTTCCGCAACGCCGAGACCTACCTGGAAGTGGGTAATGCCCTCGGCGTAGCCATGGTCAAGCTCCTGCAAAGGACAAGTAAATGA
- a CDS encoding sulfatase-like hydrolase/transferase translates to MKPNVLLILADDLGWSDLGCYGSEIKTPNLDSLAKEGLRFTQFYNSARCSPSRAAILTGLHPHQAGFPNLSGVLVERCATLPEVLKPAGYQSYMVGKWHLSEKSKPTDRGFDEFYGMLGGYNSCWQEEPFFTRWPAGRAKRRYAPDQFYATDVFGDYALDFIQQGQKSGKPWFLYLAFNAPHFPLHAPESEIAKYEKLYFEKGWDRIREERLARQKTLGLVPGNLALTPRSVVPENRFNTQTGWADRENPAWASLPEDRRRDLARRMAVFAAMVDRMDQNIGRVTAELKRSGQLDNTVIFFLSDNGGCAEWDPWGFDESSGPKNTLHSGADLKTVGGPKSYISYGSGWANVSNTPWRLYKHYNHEGGIRTPLIVHWPAGVKTKPGALTTQPGYIADFMPTLLELCGAAYPSGKLALEGTSLTPALSGKALTPRTIFIEHEGNRSVRDGDWKLVGLAGKPWELYNLTLDPTERTDLASREPARVAALSRAWDAWAERCRVVEKKPAGDALPTPQIANRPLTIQCDVQTQSRSGVILAQGGQQYGYALHLHEGKLVFSVRIAQKLTAIETREALPAGKWALEARLAPEGTMTLLVNTKVVATGKAPGLIPVQPQDGLSIGRDDKTAVGDYTPPHPLDGTVTQVKISAPG, encoded by the coding sequence GTGAAGCCCAATGTCTTGCTGATCCTCGCCGACGATCTCGGCTGGTCCGATCTGGGCTGCTACGGGAGTGAGATCAAGACGCCAAACTTGGACTCGCTCGCGAAAGAGGGGCTACGGTTTACCCAGTTCTACAACTCGGCGCGCTGTAGCCCTAGCCGCGCGGCGATTCTCACGGGGCTTCACCCCCACCAGGCGGGCTTTCCCAATCTCAGCGGCGTGCTCGTGGAGCGCTGCGCCACTCTCCCCGAGGTACTCAAGCCCGCGGGCTACCAGAGCTACATGGTGGGCAAGTGGCACCTCAGCGAGAAGAGCAAGCCCACCGACCGGGGCTTCGACGAGTTCTACGGGATGCTGGGTGGCTACAACTCCTGCTGGCAAGAGGAGCCCTTCTTCACCCGCTGGCCCGCCGGACGAGCCAAGCGCCGCTACGCACCCGACCAGTTCTACGCCACCGATGTCTTTGGGGACTACGCGCTCGACTTCATCCAGCAGGGGCAAAAAAGCGGCAAGCCGTGGTTTCTCTACCTGGCCTTCAACGCGCCGCACTTTCCCCTCCACGCCCCGGAGAGCGAGATCGCCAAGTACGAGAAGCTCTACTTTGAGAAGGGCTGGGACCGCATTAGGGAGGAGCGGCTGGCGCGCCAGAAGACGCTCGGGCTGGTGCCGGGCAACCTCGCGCTGACCCCACGGAGTGTCGTGCCCGAGAACCGCTTCAACACGCAAACCGGCTGGGCGGATAGAGAGAACCCCGCCTGGGCGAGCCTGCCGGAGGACCGGCGGCGGGATCTGGCGCGGCGCATGGCGGTCTTTGCGGCGATGGTGGATCGGATGGACCAGAATATCGGGCGGGTGACTGCCGAGCTCAAGCGAAGTGGCCAGCTCGACAACACTGTGATCTTCTTTCTCTCGGACAACGGCGGCTGCGCGGAGTGGGACCCGTGGGGCTTCGACGAGAGCTCGGGGCCGAAGAATACGCTGCATTCGGGGGCTGATCTTAAGACCGTGGGAGGGCCAAAGAGCTACATCAGCTACGGGAGCGGCTGGGCCAATGTGAGCAACACGCCCTGGCGCCTCTACAAGCACTACAACCACGAGGGCGGGATTCGCACGCCGCTGATTGTCCACTGGCCGGCGGGAGTCAAGACCAAGCCCGGGGCGCTGACCACGCAGCCCGGCTACATCGCGGACTTTATGCCTACCCTCTTGGAGCTCTGTGGGGCGGCGTATCCGAGCGGAAAGCTCGCGCTGGAGGGCACTAGCCTCACTCCGGCCCTCTCGGGTAAGGCCCTGACACCGCGCACGATCTTTATCGAGCACGAGGGCAATAGGTCCGTGCGCGACGGTGACTGGAAGCTGGTGGGGCTGGCGGGGAAGCCCTGGGAGCTCTACAACCTCACGCTCGATCCAACCGAGAGGACGGACTTGGCGAGTCGGGAGCCCGCGCGGGTGGCGGCGCTCTCGCGCGCATGGGACGCCTGGGCGGAGCGCTGCAGGGTGGTCGAGAAGAAGCCTGCGGGGGACGCACTGCCGACGCCTCAGATCGCCAACCGGCCGCTGACGATCCAGTGCGACGTGCAGACCCAGAGCCGCAGTGGGGTGATTCTTGCCCAAGGCGGTCAGCAGTACGGCTACGCCCTCCACCTCCACGAGGGCAAGCTGGTCTTTAGCGTGCGGATCGCGCAGAAGCTAACAGCGATCGAGACGCGGGAAGCGCTCCCCGCAGGGAAGTGGGCTCTGGAGGCACGGCTGGCACCCGAGGGCACGATGACCCTCCTGGTCAATACCAAGGTGGTCGCGACCGGGAAGGCACCTGGGCTGATTCCTGTGCAGCCACAAGACGGGCTCAGTATCGGCCGCGACGATAAAACGGCGGTGGGGGACTACACGCCCCCGCACCCCCTGGACGGCACGGTCACTCAGGTTAAGATCAGCGCGCCTGGATAA
- a CDS encoding DUF1552 domain-containing protein, with product MKNVHFSTQRPLSRRHLLRGTGILLGLPLLEAMQPAFARAAAPATPRRFLGICNNLGLLPEKFFPEHSQTGRGYTLSPYLEHLRDFRDDFTVLSGVWHPDVDGGHPADNCFLTAAPHPGSGGFRNTISLDQYIAERIGHLTRFPSLTLGVNVAQGSRSLSWTGGGVLIPCEEKPSVVFKRLFLRGTPEELREQQRRLARGQSIMDSIAEQTQGLQKEIGARDRERLDQYLTGVRELEKRLLLAAEWETKPKPVVAEKPPLDPTDSREYMEKVRLMYDMARLAFETDSTRSITLLLDSVNSPAIQVEGEATSDGYHNLSHHGRSAAKLTQLERIDREHMKLLHQLFGDLKARKEGSETLLDRTMVLYGSNLGNANTHVTTNLPVLFAGGGFKHGQHLAFDRERNYPLPNLFVSALQRFGMETDRFATSTGTFRGLELT from the coding sequence ATGAAAAATGTCCATTTCTCCACCCAGCGCCCCCTCTCGCGGCGCCATCTCTTGCGCGGGACCGGCATCTTGCTTGGCCTGCCCTTGCTGGAGGCAATGCAGCCTGCCTTTGCCCGTGCCGCCGCCCCTGCCACGCCGCGGCGGTTTCTGGGCATCTGCAACAACCTCGGGCTCCTCCCCGAGAAGTTCTTCCCGGAGCACAGCCAGACCGGGCGGGGCTACACCCTCTCGCCGTATCTGGAGCACCTGCGGGACTTCCGCGACGACTTCACCGTGCTCTCGGGGGTCTGGCACCCGGATGTGGATGGCGGCCACCCAGCGGACAACTGCTTCCTCACCGCGGCACCGCACCCGGGGAGCGGCGGCTTTCGCAACACCATCTCGCTCGACCAGTACATCGCCGAGCGCATCGGGCACCTGACAAGGTTTCCGTCGCTGACCCTCGGTGTCAATGTCGCGCAGGGCTCCCGTAGCCTCTCGTGGACCGGCGGCGGCGTCCTGATTCCCTGTGAAGAGAAACCGTCGGTGGTGTTTAAGCGGCTCTTTCTGCGCGGCACGCCCGAGGAGCTACGCGAGCAGCAGCGGCGGCTGGCGCGCGGCCAGAGCATCATGGACAGTATCGCCGAGCAGACCCAAGGCCTCCAGAAAGAGATCGGGGCGCGGGATCGGGAGCGGCTCGACCAGTACCTCACCGGTGTCCGCGAGCTGGAAAAGCGCCTCCTGCTTGCGGCGGAGTGGGAGACCAAGCCCAAGCCCGTCGTCGCCGAGAAGCCCCCTCTCGACCCCACGGACTCGCGGGAGTACATGGAGAAGGTGCGCCTGATGTACGACATGGCACGCCTCGCCTTTGAGACCGACTCCACCCGCTCCATCACCCTGCTCCTGGACAGTGTCAACTCCCCCGCGATCCAAGTCGAGGGCGAGGCGACCAGCGACGGCTACCACAACCTCTCGCACCACGGCAGGAGCGCGGCCAAGCTCACCCAGCTAGAGCGGATCGACCGGGAGCACATGAAGCTCCTGCACCAGCTCTTTGGCGACCTCAAGGCGCGTAAAGAAGGCAGCGAGACCCTGCTCGACCGGACCATGGTGCTCTACGGCAGCAACCTGGGAAATGCCAACACCCATGTCACCACCAACCTGCCCGTGCTCTTTGCCGGCGGGGGCTTCAAGCACGGCCAGCACCTCGCCTTCGACCGCGAGCGCAACTACCCCCTGCCCAACCTCTTTGTGAGCGCCCTCCAGCGCTTTGGCATGGAGACGGACCGCTTTGCCACGAGCACCGGCACCTTCCGGGGGCTGGAGCTGACCTAA
- a CDS encoding sulfatase-like hydrolase/transferase: protein MIPAPPPTTPPNIVFVLIDDMGYADLSCYGNRLARTENIDRLAREGVRFTQFYVSAPICSPSRTGLLTGQYPQRWRIHSFLETRAANTKRGMAQWLDTKAPSVARELQKVGYATGHFGKWHMGGQRDVGEAPLITEYGFDTSLTQFEGLGDRILPLLDADDGTPPKRYALGSDTLGRGSITWLDRSKVTGAFASRAQAFMTEARAKNKPFFVNLWLDDVHSPFFPPKAVRGDGSKKVLYNAVVQEMDSQLGPLLEYVRTIPNTIVIVASDNGPEPGAGSAGAFRGQKGNLYEGGIREPLIVWGPGLVQPGVVNEKTVVTSVDMFPSLLKLAGVAQAHDGEELSEALLGKKQPLRRRPIFWKRPPDRPGPSARERFPDLAVREGDWKLLCMADGSAPQLYDLKTDPGEAKNLAREQPERVRQLTELLLAWNKTLP from the coding sequence ATGATCCCAGCTCCCCCGCCCACCACCCCCCCCAATATCGTCTTTGTCCTGATCGACGATATGGGCTATGCCGATCTTTCTTGCTACGGCAACCGGCTGGCCCGGACAGAGAACATCGACCGGCTTGCCCGCGAGGGGGTGCGCTTTACCCAGTTCTATGTCAGCGCCCCGATCTGCTCGCCCTCGCGCACGGGCCTCCTCACGGGGCAGTATCCGCAGCGCTGGCGCATCCACTCGTTTTTGGAGACACGCGCCGCCAACACAAAGCGCGGGATGGCGCAGTGGCTCGACACCAAAGCGCCTAGTGTCGCACGGGAGCTCCAAAAAGTGGGCTACGCGACCGGGCACTTCGGTAAGTGGCACATGGGCGGCCAGCGCGATGTGGGGGAGGCGCCGCTTATCACCGAGTACGGCTTTGACACCTCGCTGACCCAGTTCGAGGGCTTGGGCGACCGGATCTTGCCCCTGCTGGATGCCGACGATGGCACGCCGCCCAAGAGATACGCCCTGGGCAGTGACACGCTCGGGCGCGGGAGTATCACCTGGCTGGATCGCTCGAAGGTGACGGGCGCGTTTGCGAGCCGGGCACAGGCGTTTATGACGGAGGCACGGGCTAAGAACAAGCCGTTTTTTGTGAATCTCTGGCTCGACGATGTGCACTCGCCGTTCTTTCCACCCAAAGCGGTGCGCGGCGATGGGAGCAAGAAGGTGCTCTACAACGCGGTGGTGCAGGAGATGGACAGCCAGCTGGGCCCGCTCCTGGAGTATGTCCGCACGATCCCCAACACAATCGTGATTGTCGCCAGCGACAACGGCCCCGAGCCCGGGGCAGGCTCGGCGGGAGCGTTCCGTGGGCAAAAGGGCAACCTCTACGAAGGCGGAATCCGAGAGCCGCTGATTGTCTGGGGGCCGGGGCTGGTCCAGCCAGGAGTGGTCAATGAGAAGACCGTTGTCACATCGGTAGACATGTTTCCCTCGCTCTTAAAGCTGGCTGGCGTTGCCCAAGCCCACGATGGTGAGGAGCTGAGTGAGGCGCTTCTGGGCAAGAAACAGCCGCTTCGCCGCCGCCCGATCTTTTGGAAACGTCCCCCCGATCGGCCCGGCCCTAGTGCCCGCGAGCGCTTCCCCGATCTGGCGGTGCGCGAGGGCGACTGGAAGCTTTTGTGCATGGCCGATGGCTCCGCACCCCAGCTCTACGACCTCAAGACCGACCCTGGTGAGGCGAAGAATCTCGCGCGTGAGCAACCGGAGCGGGTGCGCCAGCTCACCGAGCTGCTCCTCGCCTGGAACAAAACCTTGCCGTAA